From a region of the Lactuca sativa cultivar Salinas chromosome 4, Lsat_Salinas_v11, whole genome shotgun sequence genome:
- the LOC111883546 gene encoding oligouridylate-binding protein 1B-like — protein sequence MQHQHQRLKQQQQQQSLMQQALLQQQSLYHPGLLAPPQIEPIPSGNLPPGFDPNTCRSVYVGNIHTQVTEPLLQEVFASTGPVESCKLIRKDKSSYGFIHYFDRRFAALAIVSLNGRHLFGQPIKVNWAYVTGQREDTSGHYNIFVGDLSPEVTDAMLYACFSVYSSCSDARVMWDQKTGRSRGFGFVSFRNQQDAQSAINDLTGKWLGSRQIRCNWATKGAGVSDERQGSDSKSVVELTNGSLEDTKEPSDSDAPENNPQYTTVYVGNLGPEVTQLELHRHFHALGAGVIEEVRVQRDKGFGFVRYSNHTEAALAIQMGNTQSILYGKQIKCSWGSKPTPPGTSSNPLPPPGPAPMLSAANLLAMSRMGGVGGVHHPTHLMHHHHHPQRQHHLGIGGGGGSSQAMYDGGFQGVAAAQQLMYYQ from the exons ATGCAACATCAACATCAGAGACtgaaacagcaacaacaacaacaatctttGATGCAGCAAGCTCTCCTTCAACAACAATCTCTTTATCATCCTGGCCTATTGGCTCCACCACAG ATTGAACCAATACCAAGTGGAAATTTGCCTCCTGGGTTTGATCCAAACACATGCCGCAGTGT GTATGTGGGAAATATCCATACACAAGTGACTGAACCACTTCTTCAAGAGGTTTTTGCAAGCACTGGACCTGTTGAAAGCTGCAAACTCATAAGAAAAGACAAA TCATCATATGGATTCATTCACTATTTTGATCGAAGATTTGCTGCACTTGCAATAGTGTCTCTAAATGGAAGGCATTT GTTTGGACAACCTATCAAAGTTAACTGGGCATATGTCACTGGACAAAGGGAGGACACATCAG GTCATTATAACATATTTGTTGGTGATCTTAGCCCTGAGGTTACTGATGCTATGTTGTATGCATGCTTCTCTGTCTATTCTAGCTGTTC ggatgcgagggttatGTGGGACCAGAAAACTGGACGTTCAAGAGGTTTTGGGTTTGTTTCTTTTCGAAACCAACAG GATGCTCAAAGCGCAATAAATGACTTAACTG GAAAATGGCTTGGGAGTAGGCAGATAAGATGTAATTGGGCTACAAAAGGTGCTGGTGTTAGTGATGAAAGACAAGGTTCAGATTCAAAAAGTGTTGTAGAGCTAACAAATGGATCTCTAG AGGATACTAAAGAGCCAAGTGATAGTGATGCACCTGAAAATAATCCACAGTACACAACCGTTTATGTTGGCAACCTTGGCCCTGAA gtTACACAGCTTGAGCTACATCGACATTTTCATGCCCTAGGTGCAGGGGTGATTGAGGAAGTGCGTGTGCAGCGTGACAAAGGTTTTGGGTTTGTTCGATACAGTAACCACACCGAGGCTGCACTTGCTATTCAAATGGGAAACACTCAATCTATTCTTTATGGCAAACAAATCAAg TGTTCATGGGGAAGCAAGCCTACTCCACCAGGAACGAGCTCAAACCCACTTCCACCACCGGGTCCCGCCCCAATGCTTTCAGCTGCTAATTTATTAGCAATGAGCAGGATGGGTGGGGTGGGTGGGGTCCACCACCCCACCCATCTTatgcaccaccaccaccaccctcaAAGACAACATCATCTGGgtataggtggtggtggtggttcaaGTCAGGCGATGTACGATGGTGGTTTCCAGGGTGTTGCTGCTGCCCAACAACTCATGTATTATCAGTGA